A window of Chrysiogenia bacterium contains these coding sequences:
- the rpsO gene encoding 30S ribosomal protein S15: protein MSLAKETKSGLIEKFRTHESDTGSPEVQVALLTERINSLTGHFKDHSKDHSSRRGLLKLVGQRRRLLNYLKKNDFERYRSLIGELGIRK from the coding sequence ATGTCACTGGCAAAAGAAACCAAGAGTGGATTGATCGAGAAGTTCCGCACCCATGAGTCCGACACCGGCTCGCCCGAGGTGCAGGTTGCTCTCCTGACCGAGCGCATCAACTCGCTGACCGGACACTTCAAGGACCACAGCAAGGACCACAGCAGCCGTCGCGGCCTGCTCAAGCTTGTTGGTCAGCGTCGCCGGCTTCTCAATTACCTCAAGAAGAATGACTTCGAGCGCTATCGCTCGCTGATCGGTGAGCTCGGTATTCGCAAGTAA